The following proteins come from a genomic window of Lolium rigidum isolate FL_2022 chromosome 5, APGP_CSIRO_Lrig_0.1, whole genome shotgun sequence:
- the LOC124656100 gene encoding pentatricopeptide repeat-containing protein At4g26680, mitochondrial-like, whose product MPAPRPLPLPHFTLPPLAGEDLAFVTALRSHLSSSPPPAPSSLSRFLPQLNTLRLTHLLLSPPRAPRNLIASLLPSPPPPLPFALLLHSLPPRRASELLSSLLPSLPHQAFPDLLHHLLLTARLAGHVAAVPTIDVLFSACARRNKLSHATLTFRAMRSHGLLPRVESCNVFISAALRLKRPEIAVSFFREMRRCRVSPNVYTANMLLRAFCDLGRVADAAKVLDEMPDWGVDRTAVSFNTLIAAYCGDPGGLEHALELKKKMEREGLPPDEVTYNTLIHGLCNKKRMQHANRLLSEMREMGITPNTVTYNTLIYGYVMLGDNGAAARVHEEMVTNGVQLSIVTYNTLILGLCQDGKIKKAERLVHQLDRQKLEPNASTFSALIIGQCKAQNSERALQLLTAMKNTGFHPKYDIYKMVISTFCKNKDSQGAVDVMKDLLSRCMAPDKVLLHEFFDHLSMAKKLHLALDLQLVDKGARFIPAVYYTGNYRNKGEEKNTC is encoded by the coding sequence ATGCCGGCGCCGCGCCCGCTTCCGCTGCCGCACTTCACCCTcccgccgctcgccggcgaggacctCGCCTTCGTTACCGCCCTCCGCTCGCacctctcctcctcgccgccgcccgcgccatcCTCCCTCTCCCGCTTCCTGCCCCAGCTCAACACCCTCCGCCTcacccacctcctcctctccccgCCCCGGGCGCCCCGCAACCTCATCGCCTCcctcctcccctcgccgccgcccccgctccccttcgctctcctcctccactccCTCCCCCCGCGCCGCGCTTCCGAGCTCCTCTCCTCCCTGCTCCCCTCCCTGCCGCACCAAGCCTTCCcggacctcctccaccacctcctcctcaccgcccgcctcgccggccacgtcGCCGCGGTGCCGACCATCGACGTGCTCTTCTCCGCCTGCGCGCGCCGAAACAAGCTCTCTCACGCCACGCTCACCTTCCGCGCCATGCGCTCGCACGGCCTGCTCCCGCGGGTCGAGTCCTGCAACGTCTTCatctccgccgccctccgcctcAAGCGCCCCGAGATCGCCGTGTCCTTCTTCCGGGAGATGCGCCGCTGCCGTGTCTCGCCCAACGTGTACACGGCCAACATGCTGCTCCGGGCATTCTGCGACCTGGGGCGGGTCGCCGACGCCGCCAAGGTGCTTGACGAAATGCCGGATTGGGGCGTTGATAGGACGGCGgtcagcttcaacacgttgatcgctGCTTACTGCGGCGACCCTGGGGGCCTCGAGCATGCgctggagctgaagaagaagatggAGCGGGAGGGGCTGCCGCCCGACGAGGTAACCTACAACACGCTCATCCACGGACTGTGCAACAAGAAGAGGATGCAGCACGCGAACCGGCTGCTGAGCGAGATGAGGGAGATGGGGATCACGCCGAACACAGTAACGTACAACACGCTGATTTACGGGTACGTCATGCTTGGCGATAacggggcggcggcgagggtccACGAAGAGATGGTCACGAACGGAGTGCAGCTTAGTATCGTGACATACAACACGCTCATTCTTGGTCTTTGCCAGGACGGGAAGATAAAGAAGGCCGAGCGTCTGGTCCACCAGCTTGACAGGCAAAAGCTTGAACCTAATGCTTCGACGTTCTCGGCACTGATTATTGGGCAATGCAAGGCGCAGAATTCAGAGCGAGCGCTGCAGCTGTTGACTGCGATGAAAAATACTGGCTTCCATCCCAAGTACGACATTTATAAGATGGTTATCTCTACTTTCTGCAAGAATAAGGATTCTCAAGGAGCAGTGGATGTGATGAAGGACTTGCTCAGTAGGTGCATGGCTCCTGACAAGGTCTTGCTGCATGAATTCTTTGATCATCTCTCAATGGCCAAAAAACTCCACCTGGCACTAGATTTGCAGTTAGTTGATAAAGGTGCAAGGTTTATTCCTGCTGTCTACTATACTGGTAATTACAGGAACAAGGGCGAAGAGAAAAACACATGTTAA
- the LOC124653940 gene encoding F-box/LRR-repeat protein 14-like, whose product MEDLPEALFAEVIKRITRTSDLNSLSLVSKQLYKTEADQRRAIRVGCGLCPATEALLSLCTRFRNLHKVEIDYSGSVANHGNQLDNKGLFVFSSHCLLLTSLTLSFCSHIDDSGLGYLANFKKLASLRLESTPNITSRGLLAVAVGCKSLSALHLIDCQSICSKDWLEYLGYDGSLEELIVKNCDGISQDDFLKFGPGWMKVQKFVFEINKRFFVNSYLGYEGYDPSYNAHSPNLYDICCESLKDLSLACMEIATGKGFRFLLGRCKALEKLCLEYVRGLNDNDVIALSQSCNNLKSISLWLDPQFYAGSFRTAFTDKSLKALALSCPMLDTVELTFAGCASEYPSEIGFTQKGLVVLIQSCPIRVLVLNGANFFDTEGMEAVSCAPYLETLELVDCEEVTDAGMRFIARTPCLINLTIRLCGDVTDVGVAELVQAQKLESLIIEGCPRVSLQAVKGIARSVQYSVKCASPGHLNRKFHKNSSVLDLL is encoded by the coding sequence atggaggatctcCCGGAGGCACTGTTTGCAGAGGTCATCAAGAGGATCACCCGGACAAGTGATCTGAATTCTCTTTCCCTTGTGTCAAAGCAGCTCTACAAAACTGAGGCAGATCAAAGGAGAGCTATCCGTGTTGGCTGTGGCCTTTGCCCTGCTACAGAAGCCTTGTTATCTTTGTGCACCCGATTCCGTAATTTGCATAAAGTGGAAATCGACTACTCTGGTTCGGTGGCAAACCATGGGAATCAGTTGGACAATAAAGGCCTCTTTGTGTTTTCATCTCACTGCCTCTTGTTGACTAGTCTCACTTTAAGCTTCTGCTCACACATCGATGACTCTGGTCTTGGTTATCTAGCCAATTTCAAGAAGTTAGCATCCCTCAGGTTGGAGTCCACACCAAATATAACTTCAAGAGGGCTTCTTGCTGTGGCTGTTGGTTGCAAGAGTCTATCTGCTCTCCACCTTATTGACTGCCAGAGTATATGCAGCAAAGATTGGCTGGAGTACCTTGGCTATGATGGATCATTGGAAGAACTTATAGTAAAGAATTGCGACGGAATCAGCCAGGATGACTTCCTGAAGTTTGGTCCAGGATGGATGAAGGTCCAGAAGTTTGTGTTTGAAATCAACAAAAGATTCTTTGTTAATTCTTATCTGGGTTATGAGGGCTATGATCCGTCATACAACGCTCATAGCCCAAATTTGTATGATATCTGCTGTGAGAGTTTGAAGGATTTGAGTTTGGCGTGTATGGAAATTGCAACTGGAAAAGGATTTCGTTTTCTCCTGGGGAGGTGCAAAGCACTGGAGAAGCTGTGCTTGGAGTATGTCCGGGGCCTAAACGACAATGACGTGATTGCGTTATCCCAGAGCTGCAACAACCTTAAAAGTATCTCACTTTGGCTGGATCCTCAGTTCTATGCTGGTTCTTTTCGGACAGCATTTACTGATAAGAGCCTTAAGGCTCTAGCTCTCAGCTGTCCTATGCTTGATACTGTTGAGCTCACGTTTGCAGGTTGTGCTTCGGAATATCCATCAGAAATAGGCTTCACACAGAAGGGTCTTGTGGTGCTCATTCAGTCCTGTCCGATTCGTGTTCTTGTGCTAAATGGCGCCAACTTCTTTGATACTGAGGGGATGGAGGCTGTCTCATGTGCGCCATACCTGGAGACACTCGAGCTTGTGGATTGCGAGGAAGTAACCGATGCTGGGATGCGTTTCATCGCACGTACTCCATGCTTGATTAATCTtacaatcaggttatgcggagatGTGACTGATGTTGGAGTGGCCGAGCTAGTACAAGCACAGAAGTTGGAGTCTCTGATCATTGAAGGCTGCCCTAGGGTCTCTCTGCAAGCTGTGAAGGGGATTGCCAGATCAGTTCAATACTCTGTCAAGTGTGCAAGCCCTGGCCATCTAAACAGAAAGTTCCACAAAAACTCTTCTGTTCTAGACCTTCTCTGA